The stretch of DNA GTGGAatgagtaaaaatatattagaaagttatgcaaaaaagaatactttattttcgttaattttccattttttttcgaaatttaaataattgctgTATAATTTCAGGATAAATCATCGACTGCATTTATTTGCGCgcttttactttaaaataaaagtacatttgACAAATCTTTATTAccttatttttcagaaatgcgaaaaatgagcaaatatttatgaccGCAATTGTATGAAACTTTATGAACATTTCTAATCTTATTCGCTGCCTTTCGACGCCGTATCTGATTTGAGTAAACTGATCGCGAGACCTCACTTCCCCCTTTCCATCACGGCCGGCGCGCCTCACCCAAACGATCAACCGGACGTTGCCACGCTCCGGATCTCTTCCGCTCTCCGGTGTAGCTATCATGACTCGCGCGATTCCACGTTCGCGTTTAAAATACCATACAAAGAAGAATTAAGATTCCAAACGGTCAATTAGCGCCGTATTAAAAAGCTGTACATGAAataggaaaagagaaagaagaccTAGCGGCGGCGTGCGGAAAGACCCCGgtggaattaattaaagaatgcAGGATTAATTAGTCCGATGATTTCGTGGAATTTCGAGATAAAGTTGTCACATTGTACATCTTATTGTGGCTAGTCTGTAATTTACATTGGTTTCACTCTAAACGTTCACTTTCCAATCTATTGTCAAACATCTGCAACGTGAGAAGACAAcgtttcttatataattttaggcGCACAATGTTGTGACAttgatttcaatatatttaaatgctcgataaaataagttaatCATAGTTTTAGAATTTGTTTGTAAAGTTTGTTAAGCATTGTAGGCGCAAAGGTAGGAAATAAAAAGAGCATCGTCGCGTACGCGTTAATTATCTGACGCATAAAGCGCGTACCGCGTTAATAATACGGTTAATTTTTGGAATCTGCCTCGTGCGTACAAATTTCCGCATCTTAACACACTAGATTTTCATGCACATCGTGGCTTATGATGACACGCGTGTAATTACGTCGAGGAGCATggcaggaaaaaaaaacaggaacCCGTCGCTCATCGAATGAAAGTAAAGTACGAAAACAGACACAAAAGGGAAACCGGTCTGCAATACTTGCGCCGAAGAGAAAGGAGTGCACACGTCTAAGGAAACATAAAGGATCGTTTATTATTAGCGACTACAAAACtggtatttaaaaattcgacGTTTCGCATGTGGGTCGCGCGAGACACACAAATGGATTGCGCCGTCGGTTTGTATCAAGATCAGTCAGCATCGGGCCTAATGCGACATCGCGACTTTCTGACTCCGAAAACAATTTGTCATGCATGCTGAGACACTAACATCACTGAAAAGGAAACATGCTTTttgtgctctctctctctctctctctctctcctctcttcgCGTCTCAAAAGTTTCGAGATTAGCATCTCCCGCGTTTTCACGGTAGCATAAAAGCGACATTCTCGCCGCTCGCATAAAAGAAAGTATCAAGCCGCGGAGCAAAGCGGTGATATAAGTATAAACGCACTAAATGGCAATCTGTACACCTGTGTGAGCATCGCCTTTCATTTAGCGGTTAACGCGAAAGTAAATCACTTGAAACGTCGGGCTGTCAAGTTCTAATTTGTCGATTCGCACCtatcaataatattagatGAATGCATTTAATTTCAAGAAGCGAGTTTGATTTAGCGAGACGGTGAAAGTATATGAAGTGTGAATgcgtttcttttaatttaaagtatgAGCAAATCCCATTTAGCTTATCTTATAAGcttcattatataaatctaatcTAGCTTAtcttataattcttaaatgttaaattggAAGAGCGGATCTATATTAAGATATTGATAGGTTCTTGAGGGTTCAAATTATAagcaatttatattacattatataatattataaatcatagAATATAACagtgagaaattttaaatttattacagtcttataaataatagattttaattcaaacttttagaatataaatattataaattatgtaaaactcTCAAAAATTAATGTCTACACAGAATTTTCATTAGTAATTTgcgtattaataaatatataatattgataaaaactgCTTGATATTCAAGATACATACAATGATTACGTAAGAATTATGTAGCtaggaataaaataaaccGCGTCAGTTCAACaaaaatacaacaaaaaagaaacaagagtAACAGTACTTTACATCTTATACATAATAGCATCGTTTTCTTTCGTCCTATCGCTACGTTTACTATTGCGTATTAATAAATCAGCCCTTGTTATATTGTTTAGCTCCAAAATTGCTATCCGTAGTAATTTTATCTCCTTGCGACTGCGGCTGCTGCGTCTCATCCGACGCATAAGCAGAATACTGATAACTGTACGGTTGGGGTGTCCGAGGCGTGACAGCCAAATCCTTGCTCTGATAAGAGGAGCCcgattgataataatttgacTTCTGCTTGTCGTCGGCGTAACTCTGCGACGCGCCGTAGCCGTCGTATTCGTCCGTTTGATCCGCCGATCGGCTGTCACTCGCGCGCTGCTTAGGACTCGCCGTTTGCGAGCTCTCCAGGGTCGCCGGTTTCCGCACGTAGAGGACGCTCGATTTTGTACCCTTGTTCCTCTGCGCCGACGAGTCCTGCGAACTCGCCTGGCCGCCATTGACTTTGGCGGTGCCGTCGGCGTTTATCACGAAGGCGACGGCGGGCTTGGTTTTCACGGTTGGAAGAGTCACGTACGGCGCCGCATTCAGATTGTAAACGTTTGCGTACAATCCGCCGTTGGCGTCGGCGTTCAAAGCGTGTTCCCTGTGGTTCCCGTAGGACTGGCCTGCTTGCTGCTGCGCCAACAGCCTGGCTAACGCTTGACTCACCTGCTGCTCCATCTGCTGAATCTTGATGTACGTCGTGGGCAGCGGATAATTTGGATTGACCGGTTGTCCCGCTACATTGATCAGCCTGTACGTCGCCTTCGGAAGCGGTATCGGCAGATTCCTCACTTGGACGTTGCCCTCGAGTTGATTATACGGGCTTGCCAGCTTGTACGTGCTGGACTGCACGTCGAGATCCCTcgagccgccgccgccgccgccggatATGTAGTTTCCACCGTCTACGTACTGGCTCGTCGACGGCACGTTCTGACTCGTTTCGTCGTCCTTCAGCTTCTTGCTCTGTTTGCCGTGCCTGTCGTCCTCCGCGGAGTCTTGCGACGTCTCCTGATGcgggggcggcggcggcggcggcggcagcggcggcgggaACAGCGCGTGATTGTAATAATGAGAGTAATAGGGCTGCTGGTAGTAGTAATTCGGATACGACACCGGATACGACGCCGGGTTCACTGCGTACGGGGTGGGATACGAGTTGTAGACGGCGTACGGCGAATGAACGTAGGCGTACGCGTCGCCGTTGTAATACGACGGATAAGCGGGCGCGGGCGAGCTGTTTCTCGGATCGGGATTGTAATAAGGATCTCTT from Linepithema humile isolate Giens D197 chromosome 2, Lhum_UNIL_v1.0, whole genome shotgun sequence encodes:
- the LOC105674786 gene encoding uncharacterized protein, producing the protein MERLILLCLLLSPVILAQPRESKDPNDEPFLPIFPDYPYTPKVIKRGAERELTTQLTPELYAPKVDAKNSYSSSYNTNYQRDPYYNPDPRNSSPAPAYPSYYNGDAYAYVHSPYAVYNSYPTPYAVNPASYPVSYPNYYYQQPYYSHYYNHALFPPPLPPPPPPPPHQETSQDSAEDDRHGKQSKKLKDDETSQNVPSTSQYVDGGNYISGGGGGGSRDLDVQSSTYKLASPYNQLEGNVQVRNLPIPLPKATYRLINVAGQPVNPNYPLPTTYIKIQQMEQQVSQALARLLAQQQAGQSYGNHREHALNADANGGLYANVYNLNAAPYVTLPTVKTKPAVAFVINADGTAKVNGGQASSQDSSAQRNKGTKSSVLYVRKPATLESSQTASPKQRASDSRSADQTDEYDGYGASQSYADDKQKSNYYQSGSSYQSKDLAVTPRTPQPYSYQYSAYASDETQQPQSQGDKITTDSNFGAKQYNKG